In Pseudomonas deceptionensis, a single window of DNA contains:
- a CDS encoding TetR/AcrR family transcriptional regulator: MKKPANEMREHILDVARALMTQKGYTAVGLNEVLSTAGVPKGSFYYYFKSKEEFGQALLDEYFEEYLSRIRPILKQQASGAESLLKYFQYWSETQHDDSVDNKCLVVKLGAEVCDLSEVMRQVLEKGTARIISLITDSIERGVEDGSIVTSDSVALAESMYQLWLGASLMAKVNRSTQPFLSALTMTKSLLG, from the coding sequence ATGAAGAAACCTGCTAATGAAATGCGCGAGCACATCCTTGATGTCGCCAGAGCGCTTATGACCCAAAAAGGCTATACAGCTGTCGGTCTTAACGAAGTGTTGAGCACGGCAGGCGTACCCAAGGGGTCGTTCTATTACTATTTTAAATCCAAGGAAGAATTTGGCCAGGCACTGCTTGATGAGTACTTTGAAGAGTACCTGTCACGTATCAGGCCGATTCTCAAGCAACAGGCGAGTGGAGCTGAAAGCCTCCTTAAGTACTTTCAGTACTGGAGCGAAACCCAGCATGACGACTCCGTCGACAACAAATGCCTGGTCGTGAAGTTGGGTGCTGAAGTCTGCGATCTTTCCGAAGTCATGCGTCAGGTACTAGAAAAAGGCACTGCCCGGATCATAAGTCTGATCACCGATAGCATCGAGCGCGGTGTCGAAGATGGCAGCATCGTTACCAGCGATAGCGTTGCGCTGGCTGAGTCGATGTACCAGCTTTGGCTGGGCGCATCATTGATGGCTAAAGTGAACCGATCTACTCAGCCATTTTTATCGGCGCTGACCATGACTAAAAGCCTGCTCGGTTGA
- a CDS encoding methyltransferase, which yields MTKQMQSQLVLKNEDAALHLLDQTMGYTYQAALRAVAQLGVADYLADGPKSVVDLAQAVGAEPQKLQRLLRVTATRDIFREVEPGVFELTPAADYLRTDADHSLRSAVLMLTDETFWRPIGELIESARGNPPFRHLYGKSFFEYWSQAGAQAEDFHVGMSSMSEVENIFLVRSYEFPDGATVADIAGGFGGLLLRVLQTNPSLHGILYDQPHVLERNRLGELADNSRWELSSGDFFKSAPKADIYLLKYIMHDWPDEQASLILKNIRKAMNPGARILIMDPLIPEGNTPHSGKLMDLLCMGIYEGGRERTKKEFEQLLASADMRLNRTIDTGCYVSIIEACAV from the coding sequence ATGACGAAGCAAATGCAATCACAGTTGGTACTCAAGAACGAAGATGCTGCACTTCACTTGCTGGATCAAACGATGGGTTATACCTATCAGGCAGCCCTGCGGGCAGTAGCACAACTTGGGGTCGCCGATTATCTGGCCGACGGGCCAAAGTCAGTGGTGGATTTGGCGCAGGCCGTGGGTGCGGAGCCTCAGAAGTTGCAGCGATTGCTGCGAGTTACCGCAACACGGGATATTTTTCGCGAGGTTGAACCCGGTGTTTTTGAGCTCACGCCGGCCGCAGATTATCTGCGTACCGATGCTGATCATTCACTGCGTTCTGCTGTGCTGATGCTTACCGATGAGACGTTCTGGCGGCCCATCGGTGAACTGATCGAGAGTGCCCGTGGTAATCCCCCGTTCAGGCACCTGTATGGCAAATCCTTTTTCGAGTACTGGTCGCAGGCGGGTGCCCAGGCAGAGGATTTTCACGTCGGCATGTCCTCCATGTCGGAAGTGGAGAACATTTTCCTGGTGCGCAGTTATGAGTTCCCTGACGGAGCCACCGTTGCGGATATTGCGGGAGGCTTTGGCGGTTTGCTGCTGCGTGTGCTGCAGACCAATCCCAGCCTCCACGGAATCTTGTACGACCAGCCGCACGTTCTGGAAAGGAACCGCCTGGGTGAGCTGGCAGACAACTCCCGGTGGGAACTGAGCTCGGGTGATTTCTTCAAGTCCGCACCGAAGGCGGATATTTATCTTCTCAAGTACATCATGCATGACTGGCCTGATGAGCAGGCATCGCTGATCCTGAAGAACATCCGCAAAGCCATGAACCCCGGCGCACGCATCCTCATCATGGATCCCCTTATTCCGGAGGGAAACACGCCGCACTCCGGGAAGTTGATGGACCTGTTGTGCATGGGTATCTACGAAGGCGGCAGGGAACGGACCAAAAAAGAGTTCGAACAGTTGTTGGCAAGCGCCGATATGCGCTTGAACCGCACTATTGATACGGGCTGCTACGTATCAATTATCGAGGCATGCGCGGTGTAG
- a CDS encoding FAD/NAD(P)-binding protein, which translates to MNRLAIVGAGAAGVATFIAAVRAGVARTIYMIDPHPVGPGTAFSNTDRDILCNTSVDTMSVLHDVPLDFLEHLSCEGYASTAESFVPRFLVGRYLANRFVQYSAMAREQGVVVKYVSSTFKALKIHGHRRYELEFVDSPQVPSSSLMVTDVVFCTGFGPPRLPLVAQPFFNHSSFIKNPYPEASMLAMIPEKSRVLVMGSKLSAIDSAIVLCRDGHQVTMLSPSGEFPAVRARFMRSPKAAFVGEDIASVMAPGEEGCKTYSPSLHYRYVKYFSKVLRQNIGKDWSQQFSYSSTVLGRLKEEVEIAESGDSQWQEYVVDFMHAINGVHNKEDVYFDGSFHPRFERLLYRYITALALPNARKLLKYIEDGVLCVQGGEISAMDYSDRRPNAWNVSWGGEVHGFDTIVAATGYYQSRYVMSDDGRVELDVTGERGRHAITILPSMAGAHESFGGKESIWFVGAPARPRVWVPNALVVVTPLANQVIESMRQLPRVGAAA; encoded by the coding sequence ATGAATAGACTTGCCATAGTCGGTGCCGGAGCTGCCGGCGTTGCGACTTTCATCGCTGCGGTCAGGGCGGGTGTTGCGCGAACCATCTATATGATCGATCCGCACCCCGTCGGCCCGGGAACAGCATTCTCGAATACGGATCGCGACATTCTCTGTAATACCTCGGTTGATACCATGTCGGTGTTGCACGACGTGCCCCTGGATTTTCTTGAACACTTGAGTTGCGAAGGCTACGCCTCTACGGCCGAGAGCTTTGTGCCGCGGTTTTTGGTGGGCCGATACCTGGCGAACCGCTTTGTGCAGTATTCCGCCATGGCGCGGGAGCAGGGTGTGGTCGTCAAATATGTATCGAGTACGTTCAAGGCCCTGAAGATTCATGGCCACCGCCGCTATGAACTGGAGTTTGTTGACTCTCCTCAGGTGCCGTCCTCATCTCTGATGGTCACTGATGTGGTGTTCTGCACGGGCTTTGGGCCGCCTCGTTTGCCGCTTGTTGCGCAACCTTTTTTCAACCATTCGAGCTTCATCAAGAATCCTTACCCTGAAGCCAGCATGCTGGCGATGATTCCTGAAAAATCCCGTGTGCTTGTGATGGGCAGCAAACTGTCGGCCATCGACAGTGCGATCGTTCTCTGTCGCGACGGGCATCAAGTGACCATGCTGTCCCCGTCGGGAGAGTTCCCCGCCGTACGTGCGCGTTTCATGCGCAGCCCAAAGGCAGCATTCGTTGGCGAAGACATCGCATCCGTCATGGCGCCAGGGGAGGAGGGCTGCAAGACGTACAGTCCTTCGCTGCACTATAGGTACGTCAAATACTTCTCCAAGGTATTGCGCCAGAACATTGGCAAAGACTGGAGTCAGCAGTTCTCCTATTCATCGACTGTTCTCGGCAGGTTGAAGGAAGAAGTCGAAATTGCAGAGAGTGGTGATAGCCAGTGGCAGGAATACGTTGTTGATTTCATGCATGCCATTAACGGCGTGCACAACAAGGAAGACGTCTATTTCGACGGCTCTTTCCACCCTCGCTTCGAGCGTCTGCTTTACAGGTACATCACGGCACTCGCACTGCCCAACGCCCGCAAACTGTTGAAGTACATTGAAGACGGTGTTCTCTGCGTACAGGGCGGTGAAATAAGCGCGATGGATTACTCGGACAGGCGCCCCAATGCATGGAATGTCAGCTGGGGTGGGGAGGTGCATGGCTTTGACACCATTGTTGCAGCCACGGGCTACTACCAGTCCAGGTATGTCATGAGCGATGACGGCAGGGTCGAGCTGGACGTGACAGGCGAGCGGGGCAGGCATGCGATCACTATCTTGCCGAGCATGGCCGGTGCGCATGAGAGCTTTGGCGGCAAGGAGAGCATCTGGTTCGTCGGCGCGCCGGCCCGCCCGCGTGTCTGGGTACCGAATGCCCTTGTTGTGGTTACACCATTGGCAAACCAGGTCATCGAGAGCATGCGCCAGCTTCCACGAGTGGGGGCGGCCGCTTGA
- a CDS encoding GNAT family N-acetyltransferase: MTDTQGTSTRVGVATEADIDGIVALQAANQMARGGMLSAELPRSRIAQMMQAMPLIVARNRNDITGFLMTTTRAMNADIPIVKAMFEAYEGTGDAYVYGPICVGASERGKGLAQSLFAQLRLQQPGREGILFIREDNEASLKAHRRMGMKQVAEFQFNGFVYRVFSYIG; encoded by the coding sequence ATGACTGACACGCAAGGCACCAGCACCCGCGTAGGGGTGGCCACCGAAGCGGACATCGACGGTATCGTCGCACTCCAGGCCGCCAACCAGATGGCCCGTGGCGGAATGTTGTCAGCCGAACTGCCGCGCTCACGGATAGCGCAGATGATGCAGGCGATGCCACTGATCGTGGCCCGCAACCGCAACGACATTACCGGCTTCCTGATGACCACGACCCGCGCAATGAATGCCGACATCCCCATCGTCAAAGCGATGTTCGAGGCGTATGAGGGAACGGGCGATGCCTACGTTTATGGCCCGATTTGTGTCGGCGCCAGCGAGCGCGGCAAGGGCCTGGCACAGAGCCTGTTCGCACAACTGCGCCTGCAGCAGCCGGGCCGTGAAGGAATTCTGTTTATTCGTGAAGACAACGAAGCTTCGCTCAAGGCCCACAGGCGAATGGGCATGAAGCAAGTGGCTGAATTCCAGTTCAATGGTTTTGTATATCGAGTGTTTTCATACATCGGGTAA
- the bcsQ gene encoding cellulose biosynthesis protein BcsQ has translation MNRTDDISNLFSRFGASSASYHEFESQFDYQGTALSLEKTSVVVEPALLTEIVAQRAAPVLLEPQVAGVPVRAAALSVVSAVAPAASPVVPAVEPHRPPIQAPLMTATDVATPLRNLLAEVVLARQAQTQALHAQAQPRAPKCKAHIVALVSPKGGVGKTTLGAGLASSLRMDGGTTLAIDLDPQNALQYHLGIEHGVTGLGSASETETLWNDRLQQGFAGAQLLPHGVLSDEEHDALQSAMGVDRHWLAWQLDRMGLGENDVVILDTPTGRSAYLEQALDVADQVIVVTTADAASFIALDQMDRLLGATDARPASSVCSYVVNQFDADREFSRDMLEVLKRRLGGQLLGVIALDNTLGEALAYGHDPLASPGSSVACQDVLLLSEQLKARLMSASSAKISAP, from the coding sequence ATGAATCGTACAGACGATATATCGAATTTATTCAGCAGGTTCGGAGCAAGTTCGGCCAGCTATCACGAGTTCGAAAGTCAGTTCGATTACCAGGGAACGGCTCTCTCGCTGGAGAAGACGAGTGTTGTGGTTGAGCCGGCGCTGTTGACCGAGATCGTGGCGCAACGGGCTGCTCCCGTTCTGCTTGAACCTCAGGTTGCAGGCGTGCCGGTCAGGGCGGCGGCGCTCTCTGTCGTCTCAGCGGTTGCCCCGGCAGCTTCGCCAGTTGTTCCCGCTGTTGAACCGCACCGGCCCCCAATTCAAGCCCCCCTCATGACCGCGACGGACGTTGCGACACCGCTGCGTAATCTGCTCGCCGAGGTGGTCCTTGCCCGTCAGGCCCAGACGCAGGCTTTGCACGCTCAAGCACAGCCTCGGGCGCCAAAGTGCAAGGCGCATATCGTGGCGCTGGTTTCGCCCAAGGGTGGCGTTGGCAAGACGACCCTCGGCGCCGGTTTGGCCAGCAGCTTGCGAATGGACGGCGGCACAACCCTGGCCATCGACCTTGATCCGCAAAATGCGCTGCAATATCACCTGGGCATCGAGCACGGCGTGACAGGGCTGGGCAGTGCCAGCGAGACCGAGACCCTCTGGAACGACAGGCTGCAACAAGGCTTCGCCGGTGCGCAGTTGTTGCCCCATGGCGTGCTCAGTGATGAGGAACATGACGCTCTGCAAAGCGCCATGGGCGTGGACCGCCATTGGTTGGCCTGGCAACTGGACCGCATGGGCCTGGGTGAAAACGACGTGGTGATTCTTGACACGCCGACGGGTCGTTCGGCGTATCTGGAGCAGGCGCTGGACGTGGCCGATCAAGTGATCGTGGTCACCACCGCCGATGCCGCCAGTTTTATCGCCCTGGACCAGATGGATCGCTTGCTCGGTGCTACCGATGCGCGCCCGGCGTCCTCGGTCTGCAGTTATGTGGTCAATCAATTTGACGCCGACCGCGAGTTCTCCCGGGACATGCTTGAAGTGCTAAAGCGCCGTTTGGGCGGACAGTTGCTGGGGGTCATTGCGCTGGACAACACACTCGGCGAGGCCCTGGCTTACGGGCATGACCCGCTGGCGTCGCCCGGTTCATCAGTTGCTTGCCAGGATGTGCTGCTGCTCAGCGAGCAACTCAAAGCCAGGCTCATGAGCGCCTCTTCTGCAAAGATCAGCGCCCCGTGA
- the bcsA gene encoding UDP-forming cellulose synthase catalytic subunit has protein sequence MIKTCTEPPVTHSRLQRWAQSLADRIGQWPAAARRALIIGTTVFCGLLGLLIITAPFDFYAQCIFATGCFGAALVLRRIPGRLTVLILIGLSLTASLRYMYWRLTETLDFDEWIDIAFGYGLVLAEIYALVVLVFGYLQTAWPLRRQPVLLKSPPGEWPVVDVFIPSYNESLDIVKLTIFAAQAMDWPQDKLRVHVLDDGRREDFREFCEQINVNYISRDNNRHAKAGNLNEALKVTSGEFVAFFDADHVPTRSFLQVSIGWFLKDPKLAMLQTPHFFFSPDPFEKNLDTFRSVPNEGELFYGLVQDGNDLWNATFFCGSCAVIRRKPLLEIGGVAVETVTEDAHTALKLNRAGYNTAYLAIPQAAGLATESLSSHISQRIRWARGMAQIFRTDNPLFGKGLNLGQRLCYLNAMLHFFYGLPRLVFLTAPLAFLFFDAQIFHAAGLMITAYALPHIFHASLTNSTIQGRFRHSFWNEVYETVLAWYIMGPVLVALVNPKLGGFNVTNKGGIIDEKFFDWKLARPYIVLLTLNMAGLMYGLARLAMGEEGATTTLLINLVWTLYNVIITSAAVAVASETRQVRAEPRVTAHLPAHLTRADGSVIEGVTQDFSQKGVGLRLPEGFNVPQGERVHISLFRNKHLSVFPAVIVFSRGELLGAQFDALTLRQQSDLVRLTFSRADTWASTWGSGQVDTPLVALREVSRIGLRGIHELFKATAMEVRSKIRRRRVTPTMLENVLDK, from the coding sequence GTGATCAAAACATGTACCGAGCCGCCAGTTACACACAGTCGTCTTCAGCGTTGGGCCCAGTCTCTGGCCGACCGTATCGGTCAGTGGCCTGCTGCGGCACGTCGGGCGCTGATCATCGGCACAACTGTATTTTGTGGTCTGTTGGGCCTGCTGATTATCACGGCTCCGTTTGATTTTTATGCGCAGTGCATTTTCGCCACTGGCTGCTTCGGTGCGGCGCTGGTACTGCGCAGGATCCCCGGGCGTTTGACCGTCCTGATCTTGATCGGTCTGTCGCTGACGGCTTCGCTGCGCTACATGTACTGGCGTCTGACCGAGACTCTGGACTTTGACGAATGGATCGACATAGCGTTCGGTTATGGCCTGGTACTGGCCGAAATCTATGCATTGGTGGTGCTGGTGTTCGGCTATCTGCAGACGGCCTGGCCGTTGCGCCGCCAACCGGTCCTGCTCAAAAGCCCGCCTGGCGAGTGGCCCGTGGTTGACGTGTTTATCCCGTCATACAACGAATCCCTCGATATCGTGAAACTGACCATCTTTGCCGCCCAAGCCATGGACTGGCCGCAAGACAAGCTGCGCGTCCACGTGCTGGACGACGGCCGTCGCGAAGACTTCCGTGAGTTCTGCGAACAGATCAACGTCAACTACATCTCCCGCGACAACAACCGCCATGCCAAGGCCGGCAACCTCAACGAAGCGTTGAAGGTTACCAGTGGTGAGTTCGTGGCGTTTTTCGATGCCGACCATGTGCCGACCCGTTCCTTCCTGCAAGTGAGCATCGGCTGGTTCCTGAAAGACCCGAAGCTGGCGATGCTGCAAACGCCGCACTTCTTTTTTTCACCGGACCCGTTCGAGAAAAACCTCGACACCTTCCGCTCGGTGCCAAACGAAGGCGAGCTGTTTTATGGCCTGGTGCAGGACGGCAACGACCTGTGGAACGCCACGTTTTTCTGTGGCTCCTGTGCCGTGATCCGGCGCAAGCCGCTGCTTGAAATCGGCGGGGTCGCAGTGGAAACCGTGACCGAGGATGCTCACACCGCACTCAAACTCAACCGTGCCGGCTATAACACTGCTTATCTGGCGATCCCGCAGGCAGCGGGGCTGGCGACAGAAAGTCTGTCGAGCCACATCAGTCAGCGGATTCGTTGGGCCCGAGGCATGGCCCAGATCTTTCGTACTGACAACCCGCTGTTCGGCAAAGGGCTGAACCTGGGGCAGCGCCTGTGCTACCTCAACGCGATGCTGCACTTCTTCTATGGTTTGCCGCGTCTGGTGTTTCTGACGGCACCGCTGGCCTTCCTGTTTTTCGACGCGCAAATCTTCCACGCTGCGGGGTTGATGATCACGGCCTATGCATTGCCTCATATCTTCCATGCCAGCCTGACCAACTCCACCATCCAGGGACGGTTCCGTCATTCGTTCTGGAACGAGGTCTACGAGACGGTACTGGCCTGGTACATCATGGGGCCGGTGCTGGTGGCACTGGTCAATCCCAAGCTCGGTGGTTTTAACGTGACCAACAAGGGCGGGATCATCGACGAGAAGTTCTTCGACTGGAAACTCGCCCGCCCGTACATCGTGCTGCTGACCCTCAACATGGCGGGCCTGATGTACGGGCTCGCGCGTCTGGCAATGGGGGAGGAGGGCGCCACCACCACGCTGCTGATCAACCTGGTGTGGACGCTTTACAACGTCATCATCACCAGTGCCGCAGTGGCGGTTGCCAGTGAAACCCGACAGGTGCGAGCTGAACCGCGGGTCACCGCCCATTTGCCTGCGCACCTGACCCGTGCGGATGGCAGCGTAATTGAAGGCGTTACCCAGGACTTCTCGCAGAAAGGCGTGGGCTTGCGTTTGCCGGAAGGTTTTAACGTACCCCAGGGCGAGCGGGTCCACATCTCGCTGTTTCGCAACAAGCACCTGAGTGTGTTCCCTGCAGTCATCGTGTTTAGCCGGGGCGAGCTGCTGGGTGCGCAGTTTGATGCCCTGACTCTGCGCCAGCAAAGCGATCTGGTACGTCTTACCTTTTCCCGCGCCGACACCTGGGCATCGACCTGGGGCAGCGGGCAGGTCGATACCCCGCTGGTGGCCTTGCGCGAGGTCAGCCGTATCGGCCTTCGCGGTATCCACGAACTCTTCAAAGCCACGGCCATGGAAGTGCGGAGCAAAATCCGCCGTCGCCGCGTCACCCCAACCATGCTCGAAAACGTCCTGGACAAGTGA
- the bcsB gene encoding cellulose biosynthesis cyclic di-GMP-binding regulatory protein BcsB: protein MNSTSLAFANLRDLPRALARLTCAWLALIAGAAYAETTPPASAPGAKSYTVTLKQLGRNYPMSLRGVESTDSVSFDVRADSIVTGARLNLQYTYSPALLAELSQINVLVNDEVAASLPLPKDKAGQLQQQVVQIPAHLITEFNRLSLQFIGHYTMSCEDPQHSSLWAKISNATELGIDVSPLVLPDDLSIIPLPFFDRRDASALDLPFVFATAPDNATLEAAGALSSWFGAQASYRGARFSSGYNQIPASGNAVVLVSGPDTLQMGSLSLPPAKGPTLTVMTNPNDANGKLLVITGRDGAELKRAATALVLGSQALSGSSVVIDRLDSVQPRKPYDAPNWLPSDRPVKLGELMPAKELLVSGYNPGDITVPLNLAPDLFTWRDAGAPLNLKYRYTPQERSSNSSLIISFNDALIQSQNLLSQDKLDGGLLSALKSDDSLGRETTVYLPLNSAALQSRLQLRYMFDYIKQGECNDIIIDNMRGAIDPESTLDLSGYDHFIAMPNLGVFKDAGFPFTRMADLSQTAVVLPDNAGAADLDAYLTVLGRFGHSTGYPATGVQVIQAAQVASAADKDLLLLASGANQPLLTQWADRLPATDADGQQAFHLSDLPMRVRDWFSPDPEANLRKTKLAMAFSGGAHSTYLTGFESPLKSGRSVVVIASGQPQGLADATNALIGGEDYTGSIQGSLVVVRGKSIEPLVADEQYYVGSLGVIKYLQWLISRHVVLALVLTGLGVALLGCLAYLVLRARANRRLQGEPERAVDHTEP from the coding sequence ATGAACTCAACGTCTTTAGCCTTCGCTAATCTGCGCGATTTGCCGCGCGCGCTGGCACGCTTGACGTGCGCCTGGCTGGCTTTAATCGCCGGTGCTGCTTATGCCGAAACCACGCCGCCAGCCTCTGCGCCCGGTGCCAAAAGCTACACCGTGACCCTCAAGCAATTGGGGCGTAATTATCCAATGAGCCTGCGCGGTGTGGAGTCGACCGACAGCGTCAGCTTCGATGTGCGGGCTGACTCGATCGTCACGGGGGCCAGGCTGAACCTGCAGTACACCTATTCACCGGCGCTGCTGGCGGAGCTGTCGCAAATCAACGTGCTGGTTAACGATGAAGTGGCCGCGAGCCTGCCGTTGCCCAAGGACAAGGCCGGGCAACTGCAACAGCAGGTTGTGCAGATTCCGGCTCACTTGATTACCGAGTTCAACCGTCTGAGCCTGCAATTTATCGGGCACTACACCATGAGCTGCGAGGACCCTCAGCACTCCAGCCTGTGGGCCAAAATCAGTAATGCCACCGAACTGGGGATTGACGTCTCGCCACTGGTCTTGCCCGATGATCTGTCGATTATCCCGCTGCCGTTCTTTGATCGTCGCGATGCCAGCGCCCTGGACTTGCCGTTCGTGTTCGCCACAGCGCCCGACAATGCCACGCTTGAAGCTGCCGGGGCCCTGTCGTCGTGGTTCGGTGCCCAAGCCAGCTATCGCGGTGCGCGGTTCTCGTCGGGATACAACCAGATACCGGCCAGCGGCAACGCCGTGGTGCTGGTCAGCGGCCCGGATACGCTGCAAATGGGCAGCCTGAGCCTGCCGCCCGCCAAGGGTCCGACCCTGACCGTGATGACCAACCCCAACGATGCCAATGGCAAGTTGCTGGTGATCACCGGTCGTGATGGCGCTGAACTCAAGCGTGCCGCTACGGCTTTGGTACTGGGCAGCCAGGCCTTGTCGGGCAGCAGCGTTGTGATTGATCGACTGGACAGTGTGCAGCCGCGCAAACCTTACGATGCGCCGAACTGGTTGCCCAGTGATCGCCCGGTAAAACTGGGGGAGTTGATGCCAGCCAAGGAGCTGTTGGTTTCCGGCTATAACCCGGGTGACATCACCGTGCCGCTGAACCTGGCCCCGGACCTGTTTACCTGGCGCGATGCAGGCGCTCCGTTGAACCTCAAGTACCGCTACACGCCGCAAGAGAGATCCAGCAACTCGTCGCTCATTATCAGTTTTAACGATGCACTGATTCAGTCGCAGAACCTGCTGTCCCAGGACAAGCTCGACGGCGGCCTGCTCAGCGCACTGAAGTCCGATGACAGCCTGGGTCGCGAGACCACCGTCTACCTGCCGCTGAACTCGGCCGCCCTGCAGTCACGGCTGCAACTGCGTTACATGTTCGACTACATCAAGCAGGGTGAATGCAACGACATCATCATTGACAACATGCGCGGTGCCATCGACCCCGAGTCGACCCTTGACCTGAGCGGCTACGATCACTTTATCGCCATGCCCAACCTTGGCGTATTCAAGGACGCCGGTTTCCCGTTCACGCGCATGGCTGACCTGTCGCAAACCGCCGTGGTACTGCCGGATAACGCCGGTGCGGCGGATCTGGATGCCTACCTGACCGTGCTCGGCCGATTTGGTCATTCCACCGGTTACCCGGCCACCGGCGTACAGGTGATCCAGGCCGCGCAGGTTGCCAGTGCTGCGGACAAGGACTTGCTGCTGCTGGCATCCGGTGCGAACCAGCCGCTGCTGACGCAATGGGCTGATCGTCTGCCCGCCACTGATGCTGATGGGCAACAGGCTTTTCATCTGTCCGACTTGCCGATGCGTGTGCGTGACTGGTTCAGCCCGGACCCTGAAGCCAACCTGCGCAAGACCAAACTGGCCATGGCGTTCTCGGGGGGGGCGCACAGCACTTACCTGACCGGTTTTGAGTCGCCGTTAAAAAGCGGTCGCAGTGTCGTGGTAATCGCCAGCGGACAGCCCCAAGGCCTGGCTGACGCAACCAACGCCTTGATCGGTGGTGAGGATTACACCGGGTCGATCCAGGGCAGCCTGGTGGTGGTGCGTGGCAAAAGCATCGAGCCGCTGGTGGCGGACGAGCAGTACTACGTCGGCAGCCTGGGCGTCATCAAGTACCTGCAATGGCTGATATCACGCCACGTGGTATTGGCGCTGGTACTGACCGGGCTGGGCGTGGCCTTGCTGGGCTGTCTGGCTTACCTGGTGTTGCGTGCGCGGGCCAACAGGCGTCTGCAAGGGGAGCCGGAGCGTGCAGTCGATCACACAGAGCCTTAG